The following proteins are co-located in the Rhea pennata isolate bPtePen1 chromosome 2, bPtePen1.pri, whole genome shotgun sequence genome:
- the TWIST1 gene encoding twist-related protein 1, whose protein sequence is MMQQDESNSPVSPADDSLSNSEEEPDRQQLPNNKRGGRKRRSSRRSAGGAVGAADEPCSPAQGKRGKKCGAGAGGGGGGSSSGGGSPQSYEELQTQRVMANVRERQRTQSLNEAFAALRKIIPTLPSDKLSKIQTLKLAARYIDFLYQVLQSDELDSKMASCSYVAHERLSYAFSVWRMEGAWSMSASH, encoded by the coding sequence ATGATGCAGCAGGACGAGTCAAACTCGCCAGTCTCCCCCGCCGACGACAGCCTGAGCAACAGCGAAGAGGAGCCGGACCGGCAGCAGCTGCCCAACAACAAGAGAGGGGGGCGCAAGCGGCGCTCCAGCcggcgcagcgccggcggcgccgtCGGGGCCGCGGACGAGCCCTGCAGCCCGGCCCAAGGCAAGCGGGGCAAGAagtgcggggcgggggcgggcggcgggggcggcggcagcagcagcggcggcggcagcccccaGTCCTACGAGGAGCTGCAGACCCAGCGGGTCATGGCCAACGTGCGGGAGCGGCAGCGCACGCAGTCGCTGAACGAAGCCTTCGCCGCCCTGCGGAAGATCATCCCCACGCTGCCCTCGGACAAGCTGAGCAAGATCCAGACCCTGAAGCTGGCGGCCAGGTACATCGACTTCCTCTACCAGGTCTTACAGAGCGACGAGCTGGACTCCAAGATGGCAAGCTGCAGCTATGTGGCCCACGAGCGGCTCAGCTACGCCTTCTCGGTGTGGAGAATGGAGGGCGCCTGGTCCATGTCCGCATCCCACTAG
- the FERD3L gene encoding fer3-like protein: MSASLFPAHQRPGLLNELHGRAQQMPYPEGLLGASVLDFVADLSLGATEGPSRAGPSLGLYEFPPGSPFGDKALSLREGMARGLPLATFGEGDPEDDEEEEEEEEEEERMRSASLLDRPKRKRVITYAQRQAANIRERKRMFNLNEAFDQLRKKVPTFAYEKRLSRIETLRLAIVYISFMTELLDGCNRQEGS; this comes from the coding sequence ATGTCAGCCAGCCTCTTCCCAGCCCATCAGCGCCCCGGGCTCCTGAATGAGCTGCACGGCAGAGCCCAGCAAATGCCGTACCCAGAGGGGCTGCTGGGCGCCTCGGTGCTGGACTTCGTGGCCGACCTCTCCCTGGGCGCCACCGAGGGCCCCtcccgagccgggccgagcctAGGACTCTACGAGTTCCCCCCCGGGTCTCCTTTCGGGGACAAAGCCCTGTCCCTCCGGGAGGGAATGGCCAGGGGGCTGCCCCTGGCTACCTTCGGGGAAGGAGATCCCGAAGACGAcgaagaggaagaggaggaggaggaggaggaggagaggatgcGGAGCGCTTCCCTTTTAGACCGGCCTAAGAGAAAGCGAGTTATCACCTACGCCCAGCGCCAGGCTGCCAACATAcgggagaggaagaggatgtTTAACCTCAACGAGGCGTTTGACCAGCTGAGGAAGAAGGTCCCCACCTTCGCCTACGAGAAGAGGCTCTCCCGGATAGAGACATTACGCCTGGCCATCGTGTACATCTCCTTCATGACCGAACTCTTGGACGGCTGCAACAGGCAGGAGGGGAGCTAg